The following is a genomic window from Manihot esculenta cultivar AM560-2 chromosome 9, M.esculenta_v8, whole genome shotgun sequence.
gACTGATGCTTGCGGCGTCCTAAAAAGAACAATGCAAAAATATGAGCACTTTATCATCATACCTCAGCACATGTTTGGAAAGTCCAACAAATACTACCTTTGAAAAAatcaagaaaatatattttcccTTTGTAGCATCCAACTACAACCTGATAAAGTATATAGAAGGTTAGACCCATTATAATGCACAATAAAAAATGGAATAACATGGTGAATTATGTGAAATAAGAATAACCTGAGAAAAGTCAGCAACAATTGCAGCTGAACATTCAACTCGTCCTTGTAGTTTGACCTCCCACTGGATAGAACCACTACACCAAATTATGTTGTGGTAATGCAGTTAGAAGATGAATAATTCATGCTAGCACCAAATTTTTCATGCATTACAAATATGGAAAATGAAATCGTGTTTATTAGCACATTGATCACAAAAAGCTTGTAATCATTTAttgaaaaatcatcaaaaaaaatatagttaatatgCTAGGAAACATTTTTTAGCTCTGACAAATGGGAATAATATGATAAATTTGAACTAAGACAGAATGAGAAAAACCCTTCTAAGATTTAGCATTTCACTCCAATCCTGCACAGCAAATCACTACAACAACAACTAAGCCATAATCCCAAAACAGTGCAAATATTCAAAATGTAAATATAATTCTATAAAACATTTATTTCTGAAATCCTAAACCACATGATCTGCATCAAAAGAATCTCCAGTTTCCCAAAAACATTTCTTCCCTTGTCCCCTCTCAAATATCCTACCTATGACTGATCCTAGGCCATTTAATAAAACCAGTAATTCTTCCTGCTGCTTTCTTATTCAAGTATTATAACATGATATGTACGTATGGTGCTGAAAGTGATCATCAGATgatgaaaataatgaaaaatgttATTAATCTCTATCTAAACATCACTTTTTCATGAAATAAAGAAGAACAATTCCTCACCTTTTGGCATTAACACAGGTGAACTTATGTGCATGAGATCCAATAAACAAATAGACATCTTGGCCTTTAAACACAATAAGTGGTGATGCATCTACACAAGATTCCATGTGAACCTTCCACAATTCCAGCATTGAAGAACCTTTTCTGTTTCTTGGAAGTTCTGTGGACCAAGTTAATTGATGAATATTTCTCAACCTGCACTCCTCTTCATACATAACCTTGTTGCCCCGGCTGAATGAACATGAGACTGGTATCACAGAAGACCAAGGATATCCACCACTAAGACTAACATTTTCTGGGGAAATGTGATTGTCCAAATTAACCTTAAAGTGCTTGGATACTGCAACATTGTGATCATTCATTTGATGAAATTTCTGCGCCTTAGAAATAGAGGAATTTACAGAATGAGACATACTCCAGCTATGTTCTTTCAGATTTGATTTCCAACTTGTATCAGTTTTGACATCTTTGTAAGGAGCCTTCTTATCTAGCAGAGCATTGCGAAGCTTAGATGGAGTAGGAAATTTATAAAGCAATCTCATATCAATTCCTAGATTATAAGAAACCTGTGCTGCAGTAATGGAACTACCACCCAACTTAAAAAAATCATCGTCACCAGAAACATCTTCCACCATTAAAGCGTCACAAAATGCCTGTCaaaaaaatgtcatttttcacTTTCTCAATGGAGTAAATAGTTAGGTAATAGAGTAATAAGAAAAGCAAggatttttaattcaaatgaattgCTGCCTATTTGAAGGAAGCACAGATGTATAAAAGGTAAAAGTTTTTGTATAAGTTAAAAccttttttataatatgaaagtGATCAGTGATATCAGCGTTGCAAATCTTATCTTGAACTTTCAGCGTGTAAAATGCTGATGTTGACAACAAGGCATAATCAACTTTTCCACCGGAAGAGATGGGCAATGACTCAATAAATACAATGCGGTTGGGAATCATAACCAAAGGAACCTTGCCAGCCATCCAATTTTTGATTGAAGATCTTAATGAGTCACCAGATTTTTGTTTATCTTTTAACAACAAAAAAGCTTCAAGGTGCAAGAGCTCCTCTGGACCTTCAGAAGAAACCACAGCAGCATCAACAACATCAGGATGTGTCCTGAGTGTAATTTCAATCTCTTCTAAGGCTATACGTTGCCCATTAACTTTTATGCTGCGATCAGCTCGCCCCAAGAATACCAAGTCACCACATTGAAGCCGTTGTGCAAAATCACCAGTTCTGTAATATACTTGACTCCCACAGTCATCCACCAAACAGTTACAGATGAGGGTTTTATGCACTTTGAGAGAGTCAAAAGATGACAAAGCAGAATCAGAGAAGTAACCACCACAAACACAGAGACCGCCAACGCATACCTCTCCCTGATTGGGTGTATCAGTTTCACCAACCAGTACTACATCACAATTAGAAATAGGCACACCAATTGGAACACTTGTTAGAGACTCTGTCTCCAAAATAAGTGGCAACCTCTTGCAATCAAAATATGTACAATCACCAGATACCTTGATTCAAAAGTTGATACAAGTTTTAGATAGAAGGAGATTTTATTGctgaagaaaaaatagaaatgcAAATTAAATGATGAGAGCAAGAGATGTTATACACAGATCTAAGCAACTACTTCACCATTTGCAAAACCATATAAAAAGATTATCCAAAACTTATCAAGCCATTTGCATAAAGAAAGTATAGAGAAGATgggaatgaaaattaaataataagaaataaaCCAAAGAAGTTATCACAATGAAGCATTTGTACAGTAGAAAATGCCACAGAAAAACTTCATCCTATGGTTTGATGAAATAATAGCAAAGAACATTGATCTTTCAAAATGACAACTATAAGAGAGTATAATAGTTAACAAGCATAAGAATTTTTCGGTTCATTTGACTTGTTTTCTAAAACCAGTATAATGCTTTGCATCGTAccgaaaagggaaaaaaaagggGGAGAGAATAAAGAGAGATTTCCAAATATCTAACCTCTGTACTCCCATATAAATTCAAAATGGTGGTCCCAGGTAGTAAATTGGAAAGCTCACCCCACAAGGATAAAGGAAATACTTCACCACTTAGCACTAGCAACTTCAGAGAATTCTGGATCTGCATTTTATGTTGATGACTTCGCAAAGCAGGAAGGATTGCTCGCATCAGTGAAGGAACGGCAATAAGCCTATTTATACAGTAGGCCTACAGAATAGTTTAAATACTTATTACTAACTAAATGGGAACACCATTAGCAGCAATGACAGTATCATCAGTATGAATAGATAACCCATTTATCACTGCCAAGAATGAAGACAATAAAAGCCATAGACATATATAGAATGAAGCTTCAACATCTACAAAATATTGAAAGCAGAAACTCTGATCACATGGACCAATATAAGATCCATGTTATCATCATAACCAAAACAGATACTGAATGAactttataatttgaaaaatttttcaaCTTTTAAATGCATGTATCTGGAAAGAACCTAAAGCCAGTGACAACAAATTCCTCAAAcaacaaattaaagaataatTTGTAAAGATGCACCAGTGATTGGCATATCATGGAATCATCATTGGTAGATGCCAACCAAGAACACCCTTTGTTCAGTTAATTCTTTCAGCCAAAGAAACGATTAAAATGGCAAAGCATTGAAATGAGCAACATTTCTATATCTAAGTATACTAGCAGCTAACCATAAGAGCTACCTACAATTTACACACTCAATCAACAAGAGAGAAATGAGCTCTATCAAAGACAAAACTAccaataaaaacaaaatttaacAGGTTGAACATTTAAGCTGAATTGTGCAAGGTTAACTTATACTCATACTTAAACATACATGGAGGACAAACATGCTATATAGAAATTTAAACTGCAACAAGGACGTTCACCTGTATAAAATTGACAATAGAAAATGGATCTTCCTTCAGCTGACTGAAAGGAGGTATAACTAGTGTACATGCGCCAAGCATAGCACCAAGAAATTCTTGCAGGTGGTCAATAAAACTTAATGACGTTTTGAACAACAAGACTTCATTTTCATGCATGGGATACAATTCTTGCATCCACAGAAAGCGATTTAATAGCcctaaaaagaaaaacaagaagATTAAATTAACAAATCATGTTGCACATGTAGAGTAAATTGAGAATTGATCAAAATTCAAGAATTGCACCATTCTCAGTTTGTTTGTTTTATGATAGAAGACGTATGTACATAGAGGCAGCATTTGcttctaaaaaaataacaaaaagaagaagaagagaaaagcaACTTTGAGAGGCTGCCAAACAAAGCCATTTAGTGTGCAATAGAAAGAGGAAACAAGCCAAGAAAGGATGGAGCCAGCAAGttaagagagagagatagaagtTTTCCATCCATATTTAACAGCAGGAATACATTTGACTCTTTAGTCATTCCTTGCTTATTCTTTCAAAAGATTTTAATCAGATTATTACAATGAAGAGTCATCAAAACTTAAAAATATGTCATAGAATGACTAAAAATCTATTTTAGGGTAATTACAGGGTAATTTATGAGATTTAGCAAAATCTAAAACTTAGTCTCTACTTTTTTAATAGTGAACAATTTagtccttttttttattttgttaacaaaATAATCTTTCTGTTAAATACCATTAGCCAATCCAAATTGAAGGGATTAAATTGTTACGAACATTAAAACTATAaggactaaattattataaatattaaaattaaagagattAAACAATTACAAAAAGCAAAATTTAAAGGACTAAATTGTTGTAGTCTAACAATGAATTCTAACATGTGTATTTTGTTAACAAAATTGAAACCTTTTACTAGATTGTTTTATCATTAAAATGATAGAGATTAAGTTGTGTGTCTTATCAAATCTGAGGGACTATATTATAACTTATCTTATATTTTGACATCGCATGAAGAAACTTTCAGCTCATTCTTGTTCATGGCATAAAACAGTCCGCAGTAATGACCAATATTTAGTGAACAGATTGTTGTGTTAGACATTGACAGAtgaaagttaaaacaaatgctTACCTTGTTCTGTGCCACACACCCCTTTAGGCTTTCCAGTTGATCCAGACGTATACAGTAAATAACAGAACAAccttttttcctctttttcacAAGGCCAAGCTATCTGTAGTGGACCAACACACTCTTCAAGGGCTTCTTCCACAGAAAAACGTAAGACAGGACAACTGCTAAATTCAACAAGCCAATTCAAGTTACCAAGATTGCTGAGACTGCCTTTGCCATATGATGATTCAGAAGTAATAATAAGCTCACAATCTGCAGAAGAAACAGTAGATAATATTCTATCTTTTGGCCATGAAGGATCAAGAGGCAAAAAAGCCTCTCCACACCTTAGAACTGAAAAAACAGAGATTATGTACTCCACAGAAGGTGGCATATATATTCCCAAAATTTTTGGTCTATTCTCATTCTTATACTCATCCATTGAGGACGACTTGGATACATCAGGTGTGCTCTGCTCATCAGGATTACCCTTACCTGCACATTGAAGAAGTAGCAATGCCAATAAAAGCAGCTCCTGAAACAGGAACCAGATGATGATTCCAGAAAATCATGCATTTATATGAagtatattttacttttttaataaagcAGCATTCATATTGAGCTCAAtgttcaaaaaaaatttttttttaaaaagtgcaTCAAGTCTAGCCTTCAACTTCCATTGGATATTTTGTTTTACGTCTTTAATCATTCTTCTGTTGAACAATATGATAGTcatatattgaaaattttggAATATTAACACAACTAATATTCCCCCAAAATACAAGTCTTGTGAACTGTTATTATAATTGGTGAAGACAATATTGGGGAAAATAATAACACCAAAGACtaaaaatactaataaaaatgataaatgtTGATACTGACATATGATACCATCTTATTCGAAATGCTAATGTAGCAAATCTGTTTCAGTTCATAGAACACTTTAAATGTATACATAAAGCCAAACACAGAGGACAGCTATAGTTGAGACCAAATTTGCGAAGTTGAAACATCAGAAACCAATTTGGTCTCGAGATTATATAGCTATAATTCACAACTGAAGTAATTTCTCATTCAACTGTTGATTAGCAAAAAGtcagaggaaaaagaaaataaaaggaacCTGATGAGGATTGGGCTCTGAAAAGGCGGGATACATCAGCACCATCAAGAACATCCCGGAGGCGAGAGCTGAGGAAATCAACAGACTTCAACAAGTCACGGAAAGTAAAACATTGGTCTCCTTCATACACCAGCGgattaaaagaagaagaggaggcgGAGGAAACCGAGCTTCCAGGATTGATCAATTCTGCAGCAACCTGACGCTGATCATCACCTGATGGTGCTGCCTGTATCACGGCGATTTTCGTAGGGTTTCTGGTTGCTGCTCTGAGAAACTCGTGAGATATGCAGCAATGTTTTTCCTGCTGGTGCAGCTGCTCTTCACTGCTGCTACTGCCAGAACTCATCTCCCTCCTCTCTCCTTCAGCatcctcttttttttctttttttttttttccttttcaaaaatgTATATACAGTGAAATTGTTCAGTTACTGTGGGCCTTTGGGCTGGGCCCTAGTTTGTGTGATGCACAAGGCTGCATTTGGCTGTGCGTTTAAAAATTCGGCTTAATGTTTTACCTTCTTTTATGCTTGCCGAAAATagtcgatttaatttaattatttaaattcatttgaatgttttaatttgagtttaatttaatttagaataaaaaaataaaaaatcaatattctttatttttaaactaataacaaattaaatttttagtacAATACAaatacaaacaaacaaacaaaatccATAAAATGAATACAAACTGAACAAGTGCTCTCAAAAGACAAGACAGCTGAAAATACTTAAGATTTGAGAAATATCCCTGAAGAACATTGAAGTGTCAATTATCACAGATGAAGCAAGAAAACAACTTGTGAATGAAAGTTTTGGGCGTTGTTGTTTTGGTACGTGACTTGTCTAAAACAATGACCTCTGTTTCATCTACTCCACTTTCCCTAGCTTTCTCACACTCTTCACAGAATTTCTTGAACCCATCTTCAACATACTTTACAGCTTGTGAAACTGTCATGCCCTCCACAAGTCTCTGAGGATAAATGTCCTTTTTATGATCTCCATTTAATGCTGCTGCCATTTGCACTAGCTCTTCCTGGAATTCACTCAGCTTTGCGCCTTCCTTCGCAGCAGCTTCTCGTAGCTTCACAGGTTCTGGCAATTTAACTGCAGAATGAACATGCATACAAGATTAGATTATTAATTATGTGGCTGAATTTTCGTATATTTTTCTTATGGCCAAATTGTGACATGATCTGAAAAATTTCACGCCACCtgaattagataaaaaaaaaatttggaaaGGAGTGGAGGGCGAGGGTTGATAGGACCGAGCCAGTAGCAATCGCCACTCGCTCCTCACTCCCATTACAGATTCCGCAAGAGGGTTCCAGGAGGCTTTACTCTCGCGGTATAAAAATTTTACTTGTCGAACCACGTTAAATCTCTTTCTCTAATACTAGATTGTGAGTTTGTGTTCTCTTAGTGTCGTGGGATTATTTTAACATAGATAAATTACTAGAAGTTTTGATGTCAAAGTTGTGAGAGAAATGTTATACAGGATTTTCTGGCTCACCTGGACAATCTGTTCTTGGGCTAGTTCTAGTCAAAACACCCTCAAAAGTACCAGCCCATGCATCTCTCTTAGTCAGAAACTCCTTCAAATTGAAAAGCTTTTTAACTGTTGCAGCAATTGAGGAATGCTCAAACTGTGATGTAGGCTCAGGTCCTGAAGGTCCATGCAGTACTGCAATTCAAGTTGATCAGAAACCTATATTAGATTACTCGAAGAAAACAACTAACACTTATTTTTTCTGAAAAAGCTGAAGCACCTGTTCCAGGCTCAATCCAGGGAGATATTAGAAAAGCTGGAATCCTGACACCAAGTCGATcaaatttgaataaatatggGGCAGGGCCAACAATATCATCAGGACTAGGGACACCTTCTACAGGAGTTGGAACATGATCATAGAAGCCACCATGTTCGTCGTATATGATTATGAAGAGCATTTCGTTCCACTGGGGGCTAGCTCTCAGTGCTTCATAGACTTCTTTAACAAATTTTTGGCCTTCTGAGACATCATGCGATGGGTGGTCGTCGTTTGCTGGTATGTTTAAAAGGTCGAAATATCTTTGTTCGATCACCACATAGTTTGGTAGCTTCCCTTCCTCGCAATCCTTCTTAAAGTGCAGATCAAATTGGTGGAAGTTCTTTATGTACTTCAACTTTCTAAGGTTCCTGCAAATGAGAGATTCATATTCTCAGATCAAATTGGACTCTATTTGAAATTTAGATTATActaaagtattaaaatatatttatttaatttattaaaatgttagaatttatttaattatttttagaataaTTGCAACTAGAATATATAGTATACTACTTACTTCTTAAATATTAACTATGtaaattgaaatataataataatttagaaaaccAAACATGATTACCACTCAGACTAACAACCATGGATAATAATTTCTGGGTCCTAGGTTATCCGATCCCCAAAAAgaactaaaaatatttataaaaaaaaaaagaaaaataaattcttcAAATTATTTAGAGGAAGTGAAAGCGAAATTACACCTACCTGtagaaaagagttgaaggagggTATTGATAATAAATCCCAAAGGTAAATCCAGCTTCATCCATCGACTCAAATATCGTCTTCTGCGGGTACCCTTCTACCAGCAACTTCGTATTATTACTCGTCGCACCATGCGACGTCGCTGAATGCACGTACAGCCTATTCGGCTGCGTCGACGCCGGAACTGAAGCAAACCACCTATCACATATCGCGAAATTCACTGCCAACTCCTTGTAAACCGGCACGGCTTCTGGTTTAAATCCGTTCATGACTATCTCCCCCATACCCTTCTGTATACGCTCTGCGTTCTGAGCGAACCCATTCATTTTCGGCGTCAGAGTGTTCTCGTTTGTAAGTGCAGCTTCTGTCCATTCAACGCCAAACACCTGCTCGTAAATTGCCTGGATAGAGTGGCCGGGGTCTGGGTCGACGTATGCAGCGTTGTTGCCATAGAAGATGTGGGTGGAGTTCAAGTCAGAGGTGGAGATGGGGTTGGATTCAGATCCTGTGACGCCGTCGATTTCTGGGTTGAGAGTTTTTAGCCAGCCGAGCATATGATCGAATGAACGGTTTTCTTGAACCAGAACCACCACCGTCTTGATGGGGTATTGATGTGGAGTGGAAGAGGAGCTTTCTGCAACCATTTTCGGTGGTTCTGAACCGGTAAAGGCAAACGACGGGAGATGCTTTGGTTGGGAGATGAGTGCTGCTTTCTTCGAGCTTCTGCTTTGTTACATGTTATTATAGGCGTACAGAGTTTTGATTGGAGAAGAAAGTTGCTAGGGTAGGAAGAGAAATTATACCGTAAAATCTACATAACATaacaaatcaataaaaataaaataaatatatatattttttatttttgcaatGTTCTACTCTTAATTATTtatcatatcatatattattttataatttcttaaataaaaacatatttaaatatttgataataaagaaaataaattttaaaaaaatatcattaattcAAAATGAAGCTATAcgagtaaaaaatatataaattcaaactttttaaCTCGATTTTAAATGAgtctatattattatttatagagCCGATCTTGATTAATATTTACTCGATAACTATtataagttaatttaatttaaataattttcatttatcaaATTTCAGATTACATGATGTCCAAGAACTTGATAGATGACATTAAGAAAGGGCAAAGATGATGGAGCCACGTGTACTTGGCATTAAAGTATAAGGTAATTAGAAGAGTAGagaatgaaatgaaaatttatggAAAGGAATAAAGCATATGCTATGCGTGCAGTATTAAGGTTTCAttctttttaataattcaaACAAGTCAAGGGATTTTCAATGTTCATAATAATGAGCCTCACGACAAATTAAAAAgtcagctttttttttttaattaatttagaataaCACGCACACtcaaaaaaaacttataataagaaaatactttaaagtgaaaaaaaaattataatctcaattataaaatttctttaaaaaatatttcaatttaatgaaatttatttttattaaaaaaataatagtattATTCAAAGtaccattattttttatattatttataattataaaacttatattattaaattaacttCAGAGTTATTATGGATTAAAAATCCTTAACCttttggttttatttttcatttaatttaaataaacttttattaaaaaaattgaaatgagaaagaaaagcaacgtGATGCGGAAGTTTTACAAAtactgatttttaaaaataataatttcaccTTTTTATTTAGAGAAaaccttataattttttaagaaaaaacatgaaattttgatttttttttaattattattctttgattcagtttttaattcagttaaaaattaattttatcaataacactaataataataataaaggaaaAGTAATTTGTGGCAACAAAAATTGATTGCAGAAGTAGCACCAAGTGGGATGTAATGtttatttcattcattcattagttgtttttttctttttatcttttaaaaaaagcTTATGAAGAGATTTAGACTCTCTATTGTttcttcaaaaatatttttaagaaaatatattcttttaattttttgatatttagaACATTAGATActataactaaaaatatttattttctttttaaaaatgactttttcaatttttttaaaatttattttctaaattttgacTATCTTAATAAAACTATTATACATaaagttattaatattttttattttttaattaaaattaaagagtaAATACTCAAAAAATATTctgaataatttatatttttcattgcaAAATATTTTCCACCTTcacaaacaaaacaaaaaaatcttaaatataattttattaaattgagtTAGGTGTGTTAATGAATAGGTTATATGAAgctaagtttttatttttgtattagaGTGAATATGAAGAATTTAAGGGATAATGTAATCAATTATTgatttatgaagttttaaactcaaatttcattattttcatgacaattttaatattattaaattaaagttaattactaaaattgttttttttttttaaaaaaacattgtagatattttattaataaatttagaaagatttacaatttaatcattagatattattattatttacaagtcaatcttattttcaatttttttttcattaaaaccttaataaaaaaagaaaaacattattaaatttctaaattaccCTCGCTCTTTGGCTTATAATAAAATCTCTAACTCTCAAATCCTTTCTCCAaaacatttttcaattttttttttaaaataaaaataatagcaTATACTGATATTTTCTAATAGATTTAATAATGACGACTCATGCGTGCTCCAAAGatgagtgataaattgttttTCAA
Proteins encoded in this region:
- the LOC110622528 gene encoding putative acyl-activating enzyme 19 isoform X2, which gives rise to MSSGSSSSEEQLHQQEKHCCISHEFLRAATRNPTKIAVIQAAPSGDDQRQVAAELINPGSSVSSASSSSFNPLVYEGDQCFTFRDLLKSVDFLSSRLRDVLDGADVSRLFRAQSSSGKGNPDEQSTPDVSKSSSMDEYKNENRPKILGIYMPPSVEYIISVFSVLRCGEAFLPLDPSWPKDRILSTVSSADCELIITSESSYGKGSLSNLGNLNWLVEFSSCPVLRFSVEEALEECVGPLQIAWPCEKEEKRLFCYLLYTSGSTGKPKGVCGTEQGLLNRFLWMQELYPMHENEVLLFKTSLSFIDHLQEFLGAMLGACTLVIPPFSQLKEDPFSIVNFIQAYCINRLIAVPSLMRAILPALRSHQHKMQIQNSLKLLVLSGEVFPLSLWGELSNLLPGTTILNLYGSTEVSGDCTYFDCKRLPLILETESLTSVPIGVPISNCDVVLVGETDTPNQGEVCVGGLCVCGGYFSDSALSSFDSLKVHKTLICNCLVDDCGSQVYYRTGDFAQRLQCGDLVFLGRADRSIKVNGQRIALEEIEITLRTHPDVVDAAVVSSEGPEELLHLEAFLLLKDKQKSGDSLRSSIKNWMAGKVPLVMIPNRIVFIESLPISSGGKVDYALLSTSAFYTLKVQDKICNADITDHFHIIKKAFCDALMVEDVSGDDDFFKLGGSSITAAQVSYNLGIDMRLLYKFPTPSKLRNALLDKKAPYKDVKTDTSWKSNLKEHSWSMSHSVNSSISKAQKFHQMNDHNVAVSKHFKVNLDNHISPENVSLSGGYPWSSVIPVSCSFSRGNKVMYEEECRLRNIHQLTWSTELPRNRKGSSMLELWKVHMESCVDASPLIVFKGQDVYLFIGSHAHKFTCVNAKSGSIQWEVKLQGRVECSAAIVADFSQVVVGCYKGKIYFLDFFKGSICWTFQTCAEVKCQPVVDIHRQLIWCGSHDQFLYALDYRNRCCIYKLSCGGSVFGSPAIDEELSKSLFSFVPWGKA
- the LOC110622528 gene encoding putative acyl-activating enzyme 19 isoform X3, translated to MAKAVSAILIAWPCEKEEKRLFCYLLYTSGSTGKPKGVCGTEQGLLNRFLWMQELYPMHENEVLLFKTSLSFIDHLQEFLGAMLGACTLVIPPFSQLKEDPFSIVNFIQAYCINRLIAVPSLMRAILPALRSHQHKMQIQNSLKLLVLSGEVFPLSLWGELSNLLPGTTILNLYGSTEVSGDCTYFDCKRLPLILETESLTSVPIGVPISNCDVVLVGETDTPNQGEVCVGGLCVCGGYFSDSALSSFDSLKVHKTLICNCLVDDCGSQVYYRTGDFAQRLQCGDLVFLGRADRSIKVNGQRIALEEIEITLRTHPDVVDAAVVSSEGPEELLHLEAFLLLKDKQKSGDSLRSSIKNWMAGKVPLVMIPNRIVFIESLPISSGGKVDYALLSTSAFYTLKVQDKICNADITDHFHIIKKAFCDALMVEDVSGDDDFFKLGGSSITAAQVSYNLGIDMRLLYKFPTPSKLRNALLDKKAPYKDVKTDTSWKSNLKEHSWSMSHSVNSSISKAQKFHQMNDHNVAVSKHFKVNLDNHISPENVSLSGGYPWSSVIPVSCSFSRGNKVMYEEECRLRNIHQLTWSTELPRNRKGSSMLELWKVHMESCVDASPLIVFKGQDVYLFIGSHAHKFTCVNAKSGSIQWEVKLQGRVECSAAIVADFSQVVVGCYKGKIYFLDFFKGSICWTFQTCAEVKCQPVVDIHRQLIWCGSHDQFLYALDYRNRCCIYKLSCGGSVFGSPAIDEMHDTLYVASTSGRVTAVSIKALPFYTLWQQELQVPVFGSLTVCSPCGNVICCLVDGNIVALDLGGSIIWQCKTGGPVFAGACSSSVLSSQVLVCSRNGSVYSFGMEKGDLLWEYNVGDPITASAYVDEHLQLVSDSFLVSERLVCVCTSSGSIHLLLISLDDAGKASHPSKNAVQEIARLELPGDIFSSPVMIGGRIFVGCRDDYVHCVSLKSQSSVEE
- the LOC110622529 gene encoding non-specific phospholipase C4, whose translation is MVAESSSSTPHQYPIKTVVVLVQENRSFDHMLGWLKTLNPEIDGVTGSESNPISTSDLNSTHIFYGNNAAYVDPDPGHSIQAIYEQVFGVEWTEAALTNENTLTPKMNGFAQNAERIQKGMGEIVMNGFKPEAVPVYKELAVNFAICDRWFASVPASTQPNRLYVHSATSHGATSNNTKLLVEGYPQKTIFESMDEAGFTFGIYYQYPPSTLFYRNLRKLKYIKNFHQFDLHFKKDCEEGKLPNYVVIEQRYFDLLNIPANDDHPSHDVSEGQKFVKEVYEALRASPQWNEMLFIIIYDEHGGFYDHVPTPVEGVPSPDDIVGPAPYLFKFDRLGVRIPAFLISPWIEPGTVLHGPSGPEPTSQFEHSSIAATVKKLFNLKEFLTKRDAWAGTFEGVLTRTSPRTDCPVKLPEPVKLREAAAKEGAKLSEFQEELVQMAAALNGDHKKDIYPQRLVEGMTVSQAVKYVEDGFKKFCEECEKARESGVDETEVIVLDKSRTKTTTPKTFIHKLFSCFICDN
- the LOC110622528 gene encoding putative acyl-activating enzyme 19 isoform X1 codes for the protein MSSGSSSSEEQLHQQEKHCCISHEFLRAATRNPTKIAVIQAAPSGDDQRQVAAELINPGSSVSSASSSSFNPLVYEGDQCFTFRDLLKSVDFLSSRLRDVLDGADVSRLFRAQSSSGKGNPDEQSTPDVSKSSSMDEYKNENRPKILGIYMPPSVEYIISVFSVLRCGEAFLPLDPSWPKDRILSTVSSADCELIITSESSYGKGSLSNLGNLNWLVEFSSCPVLRFSVEEALEECVGPLQIAWPCEKEEKRLFCYLLYTSGSTGKPKGVCGTEQGLLNRFLWMQELYPMHENEVLLFKTSLSFIDHLQEFLGAMLGACTLVIPPFSQLKEDPFSIVNFIQAYCINRLIAVPSLMRAILPALRSHQHKMQIQNSLKLLVLSGEVFPLSLWGELSNLLPGTTILNLYGSTEVSGDCTYFDCKRLPLILETESLTSVPIGVPISNCDVVLVGETDTPNQGEVCVGGLCVCGGYFSDSALSSFDSLKVHKTLICNCLVDDCGSQVYYRTGDFAQRLQCGDLVFLGRADRSIKVNGQRIALEEIEITLRTHPDVVDAAVVSSEGPEELLHLEAFLLLKDKQKSGDSLRSSIKNWMAGKVPLVMIPNRIVFIESLPISSGGKVDYALLSTSAFYTLKVQDKICNADITDHFHIIKKAFCDALMVEDVSGDDDFFKLGGSSITAAQVSYNLGIDMRLLYKFPTPSKLRNALLDKKAPYKDVKTDTSWKSNLKEHSWSMSHSVNSSISKAQKFHQMNDHNVAVSKHFKVNLDNHISPENVSLSGGYPWSSVIPVSCSFSRGNKVMYEEECRLRNIHQLTWSTELPRNRKGSSMLELWKVHMESCVDASPLIVFKGQDVYLFIGSHAHKFTCVNAKSGSIQWEVKLQGRVECSAAIVADFSQVVVGCYKGKIYFLDFFKGSICWTFQTCAEVKCQPVVDIHRQLIWCGSHDQFLYALDYRNRCCIYKLSCGGSVFGSPAIDEMHDTLYVASTSGRVTAVSIKALPFYTLWQQELQVPVFGSLTVCSPCGNVICCLVDGNIVALDLGGSIIWQCKTGGPVFAGACSSSVLSSQVLVCSRNGSVYSFGMEKGDLLWEYNVGDPITASAYVDEHLQLVSDSFLVSERLVCVCTSSGSIHLLLISLDDAGKASHPSKNAVQEIARLELPGDIFSSPVMIGGRIFVGCRDDYVHCVSLKSQSSVEE